From Debaryomyces hansenii CBS767 chromosome C complete sequence, a single genomic window includes:
- a CDS encoding DEHA2C10978p (highly similar to uniprot|P39729 Saccharomyces cerevisiae YAL036C RBG1 GTPase that interacts with ribosomes), producing the protein MTTVEKIKAIEDEMAKTQKNKNTSFHLGQLKAKLAKLRRELLSDSTPSGGGGGAGFDVARTGVATIGFVGFPSVGKSTLLSKLTGTHSEAAAYEFTTLTTVPGIIKYKGAKLQMLDLPGIIEGAKDGKGRGKQVIAVARSVNLLFLVLDVNKPLQHKRIIEYELEGVGIRINKEPPNIVIQKKERGGINITSTSPMTHLDNDEIRAVMSEYKINSANIAFRCDATVDDLIDAIEIKSRRYIPAIYVLNKIDSFSVQELDLLYKIPNAIPISAGQGWNLDDLLEIMWEKLKLVRVYTKPKGKLPDFNEPVVLRNDRCTVEDFCNSIHKSLVSDFRNALVFGTSVKHQPQIVGLGHGLEDEDVITILKK; encoded by the coding sequence ATGACTACTGTTGAAAAGATTAAGGCCATCGAAGATGAGATGGCCAAAACTCAAAAGAATAAGAATACTTCTTTCCATTTAGGTCAACTTAAAGCCAAGTTGGCTAAATTGAGaagagaattattatcagatAGTACTCCTTCTGgaggtggtggtggtgccGGGTTTGATGTGGCAAGAACAGGTGTAGCAACTATTGGATTCGTAGGTTTCCCATCTGTGGGTAAATCTACGTTATTGTCGAAATTAACAGGTACCCATTCAGAGGCTGCTGCATATGAGTTTACTACATTAACCACGGTTCCAGgtataatcaaatataagGGTGCCAAACTTCAAATGTTGGATTTGCCAGGTATTATTGAGGGTGCTAAGGATGGTAAAGGTAGAGGTAAACAAGTTATTGCTGTTGCAAGGTCTgtgaatttattatttttagtCTTGGACGTCAACAAGCCGTTGCAACATAAGAGAATCATTGAATACGAGCTCGAGGGGGTAGGAATAAGAATCAACAAGGAGCCACCAAATATTGTCattcaaaagaaagaaagaggAGGTATTAATATTACCAGCACTTCGCCAATGACCCACTTGGATAACGATGAAATCAGGGCAGTTATGTCAGAATATAAGATCAACTCGGCCAACATTGCCTTCAGGTGTGATGCGACCGTCGACGATTTGATCGATGCTATTGAAATAAAGTCCAGAAGATATATACCTGCGATTTACGTTTTAAACAAAATCGATTCCTTCTCCGTCCAAGAATTGGACTTGTTATATAAGATCCCAAATGCCATCCCAATATCAGCAGGTCAAGGCTGGAATTTGGACGATTTGTTAGAAATCATGTGGGAAAAATTGAAGCTTGTCAGGGTCTACACCAAGCCGAAGGGTAAATTACCAGATTTCAATGAACCTGTGGTTTTGAGAAATGATAGATGTACAGTGGAAGATTTCTGTAATTCGATCCATAAGTCCTTGGTTTCTGATTTTAGAAATGCTTTAGTTTTCGGAACCTCTGTGAAGCATCAACCTCAAATTGTAGGTTTAGGTCATGGtttagaagatgaagacgtGATtactattttgaaaaaataa
- a CDS encoding DEHA2C11022p (similar to uniprot|P41697 Saccharomyces cerevisiae YLR319C BUD6 Actin- and formin-interacting protein), which translates to MLDHSYEIETNVSSLNMSTSSSSSISSAKSGSKSQSLNTIESSVTRLLVSTKHLLESLTQWARREADDKFVSDAYVKLGNDFRAASRAFTNAGVDISDIGDVPQALRIILEAALSEAPTQGNLDRFLPNIRNIIVTLLQNLKNKQVKAKSLSYEKQQKEKPDGIENTTNSKTVSVPIRNQESTTSRPPRSSQGSSNDALVQLQKGNSLQRRASKRFSAYQYAKLTNHSPNNNLARIVSTESYKIPEEPTSKSDVNETLNSSDFQESGTTHIFLRINNRTKKVNIRLPVTFAALRLLFVEKFAYSPGTSSFPEIYMQDPQTGVSYELEEHLLEVDVKQGSVLCLNEPETSTVILKQLEDKIQNLNTKFDEVNSNTLTELKNTIKSIQLNPPSPVVSKEPHLSSNPSSINKEDFKELESIQTELRVIRQTQNANRAGIKESVTHLLRRVKDFQESGLNVSKSSNRAYMDSCNTKLSEGSDSLLTKVDDLQDIMEALRKDVAQRGVRVGEQQLKNTYKEIEKARDSLKGMTDYIDREKMQWKKIWESELDKVCEEQQFFNLQSDLTHDLEDDIKKIEETFNLIEQCSLEQSKQNAYKRNKFVSQLYIPEPGESFHSIKDEVLNEVAALKPDHEKRLQAITKAEKIREKEREMMRLDKFQEELGDFVDDSKLKKSGGIDELERMRQLRDNENLKSSFGII; encoded by the coding sequence ATGTTAGATCACAGTTATGAAATAGAGACTAACGTTAGTTCATTAAACATGTcgacttcttcttcaagttcTATATCATCAGCAAAATCTGGAAGTAAAAGTCAATCGTTGAATACGATTGAATCTAGTGTTACCAGACTTTTAGTCTCAACAAAACATTTATTGGAGAGTCTAACGCAGTGGGCGAGAAGGGAAGCTGACGACAAGTTTGTCTCAGATGCTTATGTTAAATTAGGAAACGACTTTCGTGCTGCATCTAGAGCATTTACAAATGCAGGAGTTGATATTTCTGATATTGGTGATGTGCCTCAAGCGttaagaattattttggaGGCTGCGTTGAGTGAAGCTCCTACCCAAGGAAACCTAGATAGATTTTTGCCAAATATCAGAAACATAATTGTAACATTGTTAcaaaacttgaaaaataaacaaGTGAAGGCAAAATCTTTATCATATGAAAAGCAACAAAAGGAAAAGCCCGATGGCATAGAAAATACTACTAACTCTAAGACTGTATCGGTTCCTATTCGAAATCAAGAATCGACTACTAGTAGGCCGCCTAGATCACTGCAAGGAAGCCTGAATGATGCATTAGTACAGCTCCAAAAGGGTAATTCTTTGCAACGCCGTGCTTCGAAAAGATTCAGTGCCTATCAATATGCTAAACTCACAAATCATTCACCTAACAATAACTTGGCAAGAATCGTATCGACGGAATCCTACAAAATACCCGAGGAACCGACACTGAAGTCTGATGTGAATGAAACACTCAACAGCTCTGATTTCCAAGAGAGTGGCACTACTCATATATTCCttagaattaataatagaacCAAGAAGGTTAATATTAGATTACCGGTTACTTTTGCTGCATTGCGTTTActttttgttgaaaaatttgcCTATTCACCAGGTACTTCATCCTTTCCTGAAATTTATATGCAAGATCCACAAACTGGAGTCTCTTATGAGTTGGAAGAACATTTGTTAGAAGTTGATGTAAAACAAGGTAGTGTTTTATGCTTGAACGAGCCAGAAACACTGACAGTCATTTTGAAACAActtgaagataaaattcaaaatctaaacaccaaatttgatgaagtcAATTCAAATACACTTactgaattgaaaaataccATTAAATCTATTCAATTGAACCCTCCTTCGCCTGTGGTGAGCAAGGAACCTCATCTTTCTTCTAATCCAAGCTCAATAAATAAGgaagatttcaaagaattggaaAGTATTCAGACAGAATTGAGAGTTATTAGACAGACTCAAAATGCCAATAGAGCAGGTATAAAAGAATCTGTTACTCACTTGTTAAGAAGGGTAAAGGATTTTCAAGAGAGTGGTCTTAATGTTTCAAAGTCATCAAACAGAGCCTATATGGACTCCTGTAATACTAAATTATCTGAAGGTTCAGATTCTTTATTGACGAAGGTTGATGACTTACAAGATATAATGGAGGCTTTAAGAAAAGATGTTGCTCAAAGAGGCGTTAGAGTTGGCGAACAGCAGCTTAAGAACACGtacaaagaaattgaaaaggcTAGGGATTCTTTGAAAGGTATGACAGATTACATTGATAGGGAAAAAATGCAATGGAAGAAAATTTGGGAAAGCGAGTTAGACAAAGTTTGTGAAGAacaacaatttttcaacttaCAAAGTGATTTGACCCATGACcttgaagatgatattaaaaagattgaagaaacatttaatttaatagaGCAATGCTCTCTTGAACAAAGTAAACAAAATGCTTATAAACGAAATAAATTTGTGTCGCAACTATATATTCCCGAACCAGGTGAAAGCTTTCACAGCATAAAAGATGAAGTTTTAAATGAGGTTGCCGCCTTAAAACCAGATCATGAAAAACGTTTACAAGCCATAACCAAAGCAGAAAAAATAAGagagaaagaaagagaaatgATGAGACTCGATAAgtttcaagaagaattgggAGATTTCGTTGATGATAGtaagttgaagaaatcaggTGGTATAGATGAATTGGAAAGAATGAGACAGCTCAGAGATAATGAAAACTTAAAAAGCTCTTTCGGAATAATTTAA
- a CDS encoding DEHA2C11000p (similar to uniprot|P32337 Saccharomyces cerevisiae YMR308c PSE1 Karyopherin/importin that interacts with the nuclear pore complex), whose protein sequence is MSSLPTEVQGVLTQLVDGLSSSDNSVRSGAEKLLESEWTKKENVEMLLIFLAEQACGSDNDTLKAFCAVLFRRVAIRSPKEIASVTDRTIGVIGEPVRQQIRAILLHGFTSQQSNQVRHKLSDAISEVAKEDASPSGSWNELIPALFQATKNSDPSFRESAFRVFCSAPELIDKSYINDVLPIFNTGFEDESDDVRIAACTAFVAFFREIPKSSWPTLSPLLPNLLNSLPRFLQNGQDQALSSVLEALIDLVELAPKMFREMFPTIIEFCAAVSKNNELDSGARMAGLELLTTFAEVSPSMCKRTSSYTDNMVLITLSMLTEVCIDDEEAADWNNNDDTEDDDEEPEYDAARQALDRVSLRLNGQALATPLFQYLPVMIQSSAWRERQAALMALSSAAEGCSDVLMTEIPKILDMILPTLHDSHPRVQYACCNALGQMSTDFANVIQRTSGDRILPALISMLTSKSVFRVQAHAAAALVNFSEAASKEILEPYLDDLLNNLLGLLQSPKRYVQEQVLTTIAIIADAAEKKFIKYYDTLMPLLTDVLKTDMGQENRLLKAKCVECSTLIALAVGKEKFAPHSQDLIQLFGHIQETAVEDDDPIKPYLEQGWGRICRIIGKDFVPYLPAVLPPLLNAAKATQDISLLEEDEAEEYNTNDEWDVINLSGRLIAVHTAALDDKVSAMDLLRTYAIQLKGDFYPWVKEIVQDIGIPALDFYLHDGVRASAALTLASLLKCSVVATGNNSNETLQIWSQISNKLVDVLTNEPVPELLVAYYTSLVESIGVLGANSLSQTQLESLAKSINSNLTEIYERIKARDNEDDEYTEEVDDEEDEYTDEELLDEINKAISAIFKNSKTNFLPAFQILVPTIASFINDENTNIKLCGLCTVCDILEHCGTDSVVYKDMFINVVGESLTSSHASIRQAASYAVGMAAQHGGNAYGEFCLACLGPIFKMASVPDARADDNIHATENSISTLAKIFHSFGSSIPNLDTLIQQWIDLLPVVQDEEAAPFAYSFLCHLIQNQHPSVTSQVPKVVDAVIQALSHASISGNTAERTAAATRQLLGNIPQTEAVALLQKYPAELSVIQKWFS, encoded by the coding sequence ATGTCTTCATTACCAACTGAAGTTCAAGGTGTCTTGACACAGTTAGTAGATGGGTTATCGTCTTCAGATAATTCAGTTAGATCGGGGGCAGAAAAGTTGCTTGAATCTGAATGGActaagaaagaaaatgttgaaatgttgttgatatttttagCAGAACAGGCTTGCGGTTCGGATAATGATACCTTAAAAGCATTCTGTGCCGTTTTGTTTAGACGTGTTGCCATTAGGTCTCCAAAAGAAATTGCCAGTGTAACAGATAGAACTATTGGAGTTATTGGAGAGCCCGTCAGGCAACAAATTCGTGCAATTTTGTTGCACGGCTTTACATCGCAACAATCAAATCAAGTAAGACACAAGCTTTCTGATGCTATTTCAGAAGTAGCCAAGGAAGATGCATCGCCACTGGGTTCGTGGAATGAATTAATACCAGCGTTGTTCCAAGCCACTAAGAATTCTGACCCTAGCTTTCGCGAGTCTGCTTTTCGTGTTTTTTGTTCAGCACCtgaattgattgataagTCTTATATTAATGACGTTCTTCCAATTTTCAACACTGGATTTGAAGACGAAAGTGATGATGTTCGTATTGCCGCATGTACAGCGTTCGTTGCTTTTTTCCGTGAAATACCTAAGAGTAGCTGGCCAACATTATCTCCTTTGTTACCaaacttattgaattcgTTGCCACGTTTCTTGCAGAATGGTCAGGATCAAGCGTTGTCATCTGTCTTAGAAGCTTTAATTGACTTGGTTGAATTGGCACCTAAAATGTTTAGGGAAATGTTCCCGACTATAATCGAATTTTGTGCAGCAGTTTCCAAAAACAATGAGTTAGACTCTGGTGCACGTATGGCTGgtttagaattattgacAACATTTGCAGAAGTTTCACCATCCATGTGTAAACGTACTTCATCGTATACTGATAACATGGTGTTAATAACGTTGTCCATGCTCACTGAAGTAtgtattgatgatgaagaagcagCAGACTGGaacaataatgatgacacagaagatgatgacgaagaacCAGAATATGATGCTGCTCGTCAAGCTTTGGATCGTGTTTCTTTGAGATTAAATGGCCAAGCATTAGCAACTCCGTTATTCCAATATTTACCTGTGATGATCCAATCCTCAGCTTGGAGAGAACGTCAAGCGGCATTAATGGCTTTATCATCTGCAGCGGAAGGGTGTTCTGATGTTTTAATGACAGAAATTCCTAAAATTTTGGACATGATTTTACCAACATTACACGACAGTCATCCAAGAGTTCAATATGCCTGTTGTAATGCCTTAGGTCAAATGTCAACAGATTTTGCGAACGTAATTCAAAGAACATCCGGTGACAGAATATTACCAGCcctaatttcaatgttgACTAGCAAATCAGTTTTCAGAGTTCAAGCACACGCCGCCGCCGCATTagttaatttttcagaagCAGCTtctaaagaaattttagaaCCTTATTTAGAcgatttgttgaataatttacttGGGTTATTGCAATCTCCAAAGAGATACGTTCAAGAACAAGTCTTAACTACAATTGCTATTATAGCCGATGCTGCTGAGAAAAAGTTTATCAAGTACTACGATACCTTAATGCCATTATTAACTGATGTCCTCAAAACTGATATGGGACAAGAGAATAGATTATTAAAAGCAAAGTGTGTTGAATGTTCCACATTAATTGCTTTAGCGGTCGGTAAAGAGAAGTTTGCTCCTCATAGCCAAGAtcttattcaattatttggaCACATCCAAGAGACTGCTGTAGAAGATGATGACCCCATCAAGCCATATTTGGAACAAGGCTGGGGTAGAATTTGTCgtattattggaaaagatTTCGTACCATACTTGCCTGCAGTTTTACCACCATTATTGAATGCGGCTAAAGCTACACAAGATATTTCATTGCTAGAGGAAGATGAGGCCGAGGAGTACAATACAAATGATGAATGGGATGTCATCAATTTATCTGGTAGACTTATAGCTGTTCACACTGCTGCTCTTGACGATAAAGTGTCGGCGATGGATTTATTAAGAACATACGCTATTCAATTAAAAGGTGACTTTTACCCTTGGgtcaaagaaattgttcaagATATTGGTATCCCAGCGCTTGATTTTTACTTGCATGATGGTGTACGTGCATCTGCAGCTTTAACTTTGGCATCTTTATTAAAATGTTCAGTGGTTGCAACCGGTAATAACTCGAACGAAACATTGCAGATATGGTCTCAAATATCTAATAAGTTAGTCGATGTTCTAACAAACGAACCTGTACCAGAATTATTGGTCGCATATTACACTTCATTAGTGGAATCTATTGGCGTATTAGGTGCAAACTCATTATCTCAAACACAATTGGAATCTTTGGCAAAATCCATTAATTCGAATTTAACTGAGATTTACGAACGTATAAAAGCACGCGAcaatgaagatgacgaatACACtgaagaagttgatgatgaggaagaCGAATATACTGATGAggaattattagatgaaattaataaagcAATTTCAgctattttcaaaaattctaaGACAAATTTCTTACCAGCTTTCCAAATTTTGGTTCCAACTATCGCTTCAttcattaatgatgaaaacaCGAATATTAAGCTTTGTGGTTTATGTACTGTGTGCGATATATTGGAGCATTGTGGTACTGATTCAGTTGTTTACAAAGACATGTTTATTAATGTTGTTGGTGAATCATTAACTTCGTCCCATGCTTCAATTCGCCAGGCTGCTTCATACGCAGTAGGTATGGCAGCCCAGCATGGTGGTAATGCCTACGGTGAGTTTTGTTTGGCCTGTTTAGGaccaattttcaaaatggCCTCTGTCCCAGATGCTCGTGctgatgataatattcACGCTACGGAAAATTCCATCTCTACTTTGGCTAAGATTTTCCACAGTTTCGGTTCCTCAATACCTAATTTAGATACTCTCATACAACAATGGATTGATTTATTACCTGTTGTCCAAGACGAAGAAGCAGCACCATTTGCTTATTCTTTCTTGTGTCATTTAATCCAAAACCAACATCCTAGTGTTACAAGTCAGGTCCCCAAGGTTGTCGACGCTGTTATTCAGGCGTTATCGCATGCATCTATCTCAGGTAATACTGCTGAAAGGACAGCCGCTGCTACGAGACAATTACTTGGTAATATACCACAAACTGAAGCCGTGGCTTTATTACAAAAATATCCTGCCGAGTTGCTGGTTATCCAAAAATGGTTTTCCTAG
- a CDS encoding DEHA2C10956p (similar to uniprot|P39730 Saccharomyces cerevisiae YAL035W FUN12 GTPase), producing MGKKGNKSAKSGGDFWDDEDLAQDAPQGEEFGESNGLEGSEVTSPAPEGADTASADEVSGDFLSSIRKSKQKKAEKVVEEKNKPKDAPKVLSKKEKEKLKKEAEKQKKKEQAAIKKAQQADKKEQIKEANKQNAAAASTTSSPAEGNTPEPEAKVSTKKGGKKVPAGIAALKRQLELKKQLEEEQRRLDEEEDERRAEEEKKVAEAEAEQEANRAAKKEKERAKKEQLKAEGKLLTKKQKEEKKLQERRRQQLLQGNVSVPGLEGNADEAPKPKKIVYGKKKSTKPKTFIQHNKVQSQNKTEETKGGDDDIVEDWEKMALEDDEPIADDWEAALNDEDDEAKAAEKAEAERKTKEEAERKAKEEAERKVKEEADRKAKEEADRKAKEEAQKLAIQNKQSVPVQSDLRSPICCILGHVDTGKTKLLDKVRQTNVQGGEAGGITQQIGATYFPVDSIKQKTAVMAQHEKQTFDVPGLLIIDTPGHESFTNLRSRGSSLCNIAILVIDIMHGLEQQTLESIRLLRDRKAPFVVALNKIDRLYDWKEIPNNSFRDSYAKQTKSVQAEFQNRYEQIKVALAEQGLNSELYFQNKNMSKYVSIVPTSAVTGEGVPDLLWLLLELTQKRMSKQLMYLSKVEATILEVKVVEGFGYTIDVVLSNGILREGDRVVLCGLNGPICTNIRALLTPPPSRELRIKSEYVHNKEVKAALGVKIAANDLEKAVAGSRLVVVGEDDDEEEIMEEVMDDLTGLLDSVDTSGKGVVVQASTLGSLEALLDFLKDSKIPVMSIGLGPVYKRDIMKASTMLEKAPEYAVMLCFDVKVDKEAEQYATEQNIKIFNADIIYHLFDQFTAYQEKLLEARRKEFLEYAVLPCVLKTIQIINKRNPMIIGVDVLEGAVRIGTPICAVRQDPVTKTPNIMVLGKVVSLEVNHKSLDIVKKGQTSAGVAMRLENPSSAQPTWGRHLDETDNLYSLISRRSIDTLKDPAFRETVSRDDWVLIKKLKPVFDIK from the coding sequence atggGTAAAAAAGGTAACAAGAGTGCCAAATCTGGAGGAGATTTCTgggatgatgaagatttagCCCAAGATGCGCCACAGGGCGAAGAATTCGGTGAATCTAATGGATTGGAAGGGTCAGAAGTGACTTCCCCAGCGCCTGAGGGCGCCGATACAGCATCTGCAGATGAAGTTTCGGGAGATTTCTTAAGTTCTATCCGTAAGTCTAAACAGAAGAAGGCTGAAAAGGTAGTGGAAGAAAAGAACAAGCCAAAAGATGCACCAAAGGTTTTATCCAAGAAAGAGaaggaaaaattgaagaaggagGCCGAAAAGCAAAAAAAGAAGGAACAAGCAGCCATAAAGAAAGCTCAACAAGCAGACAAGAAGGAGCAAATCAAGGAAGCTAATAAGCAAAATGCTGCGGCAGCATCTACAACGTCCTCACCTGCAGAAGGTAATACTCCTGAACCTGAAGCTAAGGTATCGACTAAGAAGGGTGGCAAGAAAGTACCAGCTGGTATTGCTGCCTTGAAGCGtcaattggaattgaagaagcaaTTGGAAGAAGAGCAACGTCGtcttgatgaagaagaagatgaacGTCGTGCCGAAGAGGAGAAAAAAGTGGCCGAAGCGGAGGCTGAACAAGAAGCCAACAGAGCTGCgaagaaagagaaggaAAGAGCTAAAAAGGAGCAATTGAAGGCTGAAGGTAAATTGTTGActaaaaaacaaaaagaagagaagaagtTACAGGAACGTCGTCGTCAACAATTATTACAAGGAAATGTTTCTGTGCCTGGTTTAGAAGGTAACGCTGACGAAGCTCCAAAGCCTAAGAAGATCGTTTACGGTAAGAAAAAATCTACCAAGCCTAAGACATTTATTCAACACAATAAAGTGCAATCGCAAAATAAGACAGAAGAAACTAAAGGTGGggatgatgatattgtCGAAGACTGGGAAAAGATGGCTTTAGAGGATGATGAGCCAATTGCTGATGATTGGGAAGCTGCTTTaaacgatgaagatgacgaagCTAAAGCTGCCGAGAAAGCAGAGGCTGAACGTAAGACCAAGGAAGAAGCCGAACGTAAGGCCAAGGAAGAAGCCGAGCGTAAggttaaagaagaagccGATCGTAAGGCTAAGGAAGAGGCCGATCGTAAGGCTAAGGAAGAAGCACAGAAATTGGCAATCCAAAACAAACAGTCCGTTCCAGTTCAAAGTGATTTGCGTTCTCCAATCTGTTGTATTTTAGGGCATGTCGATACTGGTAAGACCAAGTTGTTAGATAAGGTTCGTCAAACTAATGTTCAAGGTGGTGAAGCTGGTGGTATTACACAACAAATCGGTGCTACATATTTCCCAGTTGATTCTATCAAACAAAAAACAGCAGTTATGGCACAACATGAAAAGCAAACATTTGATGTTCCAGGGTTGTTGATTATTGATACCCCTGGGCACGAATCTTTCACCAATTTAAGATCTCGTGGTTCTTCTCTTTGTAACATTGCTATCTTGGTTATCGATATTATGCATGGTTTAGAACAACAAACACTTGAATCAATCAGATTATTAAGAGACAGAAAAGCCCCCTTTGTTGTtgcattaaataaaattgatagaTTATATGACTGGAAGGAAATTCCAAACAACTCTTTCCGTGATTCTTATGCTAAGCAAACTAAATCTGTTCAAGCAGAATTCCAAAATAGATATGAACAAATTAAGGTTGCATTGGCTGAGCAAGGATTGAATTCTGAATTATATTTCCAGAACAAGAATATGTCTAAATATGTTTCGATCGTTCCAACATCTGCGGTTACTGGTGAAGGTGTTCCAGATTTATTATGGTTATTGCTTGAATTAACACAGAAGAGAATGTCTAAGCAATTGATGTACTTGAGTAAGGTTGAAGCCACTATTTTAGAAGTTAAGGTAGTTGAAGGTTTCGGATACACCATCGATGTTGTCTTGTCTAATGGTATTTTGAGAGAAGGAGATCGTGTTGTATTATGTGGTTTGAATGGTCCTATATGTACAAATATCAGAGCTTTGTTAACACCACCACCATCCCGTGAATTGCGTATTAAATCTGAGTATGTACACAACAAGGAAGTCAAGGCAGCTTTGGGTGTGAAGATTGCAGCAAACGATTTAGAAAAAGCGGTCGCTGGTTCTCGTTTGGTAGTCGTTGgcgaagatgatgatgaagaagaaatcatgGAAGAAGTCATGGACGATTTGACAGGTTTATTAGATTCTGTTGATACATCCGGAAAGGGTGTCGTCGTTCAAGCATCTACATTAGGTTCGTTAGAAGCTTTATTAGATTTCTTAAAGGATCTGAAAATTCCAGTTATGTCTATAGGTTTGGGTCCAGTCTACAAAAGAGATATTATGAAGGCAAGTACTATGTTAGAGAAGGCACCTGAGTATGCGGTCATGTTGTGTTTCGATGTTAAGGTCGACAAGGAAGCTGAACAATACGCCACCgaacaaaatatcaaaattttcaatgctGACATTATCTATCACTTGTTCGATCAGTTCACTGCCTaccaagaaaaattattagaagcTCGTCGTAAAGAATTCTTGGAATATGCCGTTTTGCCATGTGTATTGAAGactattcaaatcattaacaAACGTAACCCTATGATTATCGGTGTCGATGTCCTTGAAGGTGCTGTTCGTATTGGTACTCCAATTTGTGCCGTTCGTCAAGATCCTGTTACCAAAACACCAAATATCATGGTCTTAGGTAAAGTGGTATCTTTGGAAGTTAACCATAAATCTCTTGACATTGTCAAGAAGGGACAAACTTCTGCCGGTGTTGCCATGAGATTAGAAAATCCTTCGTCTGCTCAACCTACATGGGGCCGTCATCTCGATGAAACTGATAACTTATACTCTTTGATTTCTCGTAGATCCATCGATACTTTGAAGGACCCTGCGTTCCGTGAGACTGTTAGCAGAGATGACTGGGTcttaattaaaaaattgaaaccaGTTTTCGATATAAAATGA